The nucleotide window TCATAAATTGCCACTTCATTGTCAGCTGTATTGGCAACCGCGACAAGCTTCCCGTCGTTAGACATATCGAGACCTGAACCTGTTCCTTTTCCGTAGTCAGTCTCTGTTCTTTCCAGGTATCTCATATCACCAGTTTCAATGTCGATGACTGTGATGAACGATTCTGCCTGTAAGCTGACAAATAGCTTTTTGCCATCAGGAGTGACGTTCAAATCCCTTGGCTTTTTACCAACATCTTTAAAAACTTTAACAAGTTCAGCTTTTTCAGCATCAATCATTCCTACCCCGCCAACCCCGTTCAAAGAGGTAAAAGCATATTTTCCGTCTCTTGAAAACGTCAAATGCTGAGGGGCAGGGTCTGAATCAAAGCCAGGGAAGTCAATGTTATGCGACTCCAGAGTTTCCATATTAATCGCTAAAACGCTAGTTCCGTAACGCTGTGTCGCAAAAGCCCATGTCTGCTCCTTGTTCAGGTGGACATGGTGGGGTGTACCTGAGCTTTGGATGTATTTTACCGGATTGCCGGTTTTGATATCGGCGATTGCAATGCCATTACTAACTTCGTTTGCAGACAGGATCCATCCCTCACCATCCCAATCCGTATTGGTATCTGCGTTTCCGTTCGGCTGATCTTTCCACCAGTTAGAGGAGTAGTCCTCATGAATTGGTGGAAGTTCTTTTTCGTTCTTATTATCAAGTGATGCATCTTTTACTGCGGCTTCAGAGCAGGCAGCAAGTGAAATGGAAAGAAGCGCGAATGCTGACAGTTTCAAGATTTTATTCATTTATGTTTTCACCTCGCTTTGATTTTTTTTAAAACCATCCAACAAGCAGCACTAGTACAAGAGCAGCCGTCGTACCCCATGTAATCCATACTCCTGGATGTGTAAGCCATTGGGTTTTGTCATCCACACGGGAAATGCCCTGAGCAAGTCCATATGGGCAAACTTTACAGAATGAGTTCCTTGCCTTGTATGATAGAGCTGTATATAAAACAGCAGTTGAAGTAACAAGGAAGAAGTATTTGTTCATTTCAAAGTTAACAAATGATTCCCAGATTGTAATCGGGTTGTAAAAGTAACTTACAGTCGCGTACGCCATGAAGATGCTTACAACGAAAGCCAGCAGGAAGGTTACCGCCTTACCTTTTTCACCTAATTTCGCTTCAATCTTGTTCAAAAGCATGCTGAAGGTATTATGCGGGCATGAATACTGGCAAAACGCCCTATACACGATCATTGATAGTGCAAGGAAAGCCATCAAG belongs to Mesobacillus subterraneus and includes:
- a CDS encoding 4Fe-4S binding protein, with the translated sequence MGKTISRWAFFIIIFTLPFWNGFRMDIDNEKLFLFGFQLSYEAGYLFFVFLFLFLMAFLALSMIVYRAFCQYSCPHNTFSMLLNKIEAKLGEKGKAVTFLLAFVVSIFMAYATVSYFYNPITIWESFVNFEMNKYFFLVTSTAVLYTALSYKARNSFCKVCPYGLAQGISRVDDKTQWLTHPGVWITWGTTAALVLVLLVGWF